GCTGGATCTGCCGCTGCCCAAGCAGGTATTCGGACATCCGTGGCTGCTGCAGGGCGATGGCAAGATGAGCAAATCCAAGGGAAATGTCATCTATGCGGATGATCTGGTGGATATGTTCGGCGTGGATGCGGTTCGCTATTTTGTGCTGCATGAGATGCCTTTCGAGAATGACGGCGTCATCACCTGGGAACTGATGGTAGAGCGGATGAACTCCGACCTGGCCAACACCCTTGGAAATCTGGTAAACCGTACCATTTCCATGTCCAACAAATATTTTGACGGCGTGGTGCGCAATGCCGGTGTGAACGAGCCGGTGGATGAGGAGCTCAAAAGTGTTGTGCTGGCGGCACCGAAGAAGGCTGCAGAACGCATGGAAGAGCTGCGGGTGGCAGATGCTATTTCCGAGATCTTTACGCTGTTCAAGCGCTGCAATAAATATATCGACGAGACGATGCCTTGGGCACTGGCCAAAGAAGAGGATAAGAAGGAACGTCTGGAAACCGTGCTTTACAACCTGGTAGAGAGCATTTCCATCGGCGCTTCCCTGCTGTATGCGTTTATGCCGGAGACCTCCGAGCGGATCCTTGCCCAGATCAACGGCAAGAAGAGAAGCCTGGATTCTATGGACACTTTCGGCCTGTATGAGAACGGCACGAAAGTCACCGACAAGCCGGAGATCCTCTTTGCCCGTCTGGACATCAAGGACGTGCTGGAAAAGGTGGAGGCGCTGAAAGCAGCGCAGCAGGCAGCTTCCGGTGCAGCCGAGGAAAAGGCTGAGGAAAAAGAAGAGGCGCCCGTCATCGACATCGAGCCTAAGGCGGAGATCGAGTACGACGATTTCTCCAAATTACAGTTCCAGGTAGGCGAGATCATTTCCTGTGAGGCAGTGAAGAAGTCCAAGAAGCTGCTGTGCTCTCAGGTAAAGATCGGCAGCCAGGTGAAACAGATCGTGTCCGGTATCCGCAAATACTACACACCGGAAGAGATGGTGGGCAAGAAGGTGATGGTTCTGGTGAACCTGAAACCGGCCACCCTGGCAGGCGTGGTATCTGAGGGAATGATTCTCTGTGCAGAAGATGCAGAGGGTAATTTAAGTATCATGGCACCGGAGAAGAAGATGCCTGCCGGCGCAGAGATCTGCTAAAAAAGAATTGACTTAAAATAGCATGTGAATAAAAAGAACCCTTTTGCATCCGTCATAACAGGCGATGCAAGAGGGTTCTTTGTTGTGGTGGGATGGCTGTGTTTAAAATGCGGCAGCCAGAAAATTGCGGAACTTTAATTTCAGCCAGTTGCGGCGGATAATGGGAATGCCCCTGATGGATGCCAGGGAGGCGGTGACGTAATCGGCGATCTTCGTCTGCCCTTCATCGTTGGGATGCAGGCCGTCCACCAGATAATCCTTGTCATCCCCGTGGGTGAAATCCAGTTCATCCGCATGGTAGAGATCGATGGAATCTACCTGGGGATATTTGTCTGCAATGGTGTTGATCTGGTTCGCATAGTCTTCCAGTTCATATCCTTCGTCGTTGGCACCGGTCTGATCGTACCGCTTCAGCGGTGTCAGCGCGATAATCTTACTCGTCGGATAATCGTGTTCCAGCCCGCTGAACAGCAGGTTCAGGGAACCGGAGAAGGTCTCGGCAGAATCGTCATCGTCATCTCCCATGGGAACATTCAGCGAATAGTCGTTGACGCCACCGAATACGAAGATGATGTCTGCATCCTTTTCCATCTTGGGAGCACGGGAGAGGAAAGAAAGATTCTCGTTCTCTTCCTCAGAAAGCGCCGGGTTGACAGTATCCGAAATCGGAGAGCTGGGTAATCCGTAATTATTTACCTTGTCTGCGCCAAGAACTTTGGCAACCTGATTCACATACACGTTGCCGGAATCATCCGTTCCGCTTCCATAGGTGATACTGTCCCCGAGGGCGTTGATAACCAGCGAGCTGTCCCGGGTGGATGAGGTGTCCGTATCCTTCGAGGTGCAGCCGCTTAAATATACGGCGCTGGCGAGTACGAATATGGAAAGAAGCAGAGCGAGCCATTTACGTTTGTTGAATAAATTCATACTCATCATTCCTTTGAATTGTAAAAGCTGTATCTGTTACTGTACAGTCAGGCGGGAAATCCCAGATGTTCCAGCAGAATCCTGACACCGATGGCGATGAGGATCAGTCCGCCCGCCAGTTCTGCGCGGGACTTATACCGGGTGCCGAATACATTGCCGACCTTGACGCCGATCACGGACAGAAGAAATGTCACAGTTCCGATGAAACAGACGGCGGGAACAATGTCGACCTGCAGGAAAGCAAAGGTAACGCCTACTGCAAGAGCATCTATGCTGGTAGCGATGGCAAGGATCACCATGACTTGAAAGCCGACGGACGGATCCGCATGTTCCGCCTCCCGGTCTCTGGATTCGCGTACCATGTTCAGACCGATAAAGGTGAGAAGAACAAATGCGATCCAGTGATCGACCGCCTGAATGTAGCTTTGAAATCCTATGCCCAGAATGTAGCCAAGCGAAGGCATGGCAGCCTGAAATCCCCCAAAATACAGACCGATGATGATGGCGTGACGCCAGTTCATCTTCTGCATGGCGAGCCCTTTACAGACTGCAACTGCAAATGCATCCATTGACAGACCTACTGCCAGAATAAATAACTCTGTTAAACCCATTATACCCATTTCCTTTCTTAATAAGTAGTGGAATTTTCTTAAAAATTCATTAAGGTAACATAAAAAACGAGACTTATCTACAGAAAAACTGTAGATAAGTCTCGTTATAGCCGATAAAATCGCCATGAACAGAGCCAGACGGCCGCCGTCAGAATGTTGACCCTGTTACACCGGAGGTGCTAACTACTCCCTTACCTATTGATAAAGTATAATCAATAGGTGGACAAAAGTCAAACAGTTTCCGGATTTTTTTCATGCCCCTTGCATTTTACCCTGCTATCGCATACACTAGTAACAGCGGTAAATCGCGATTTGGAGGAAAACCGATGATTTTTGAAAGCCATGCGCATTATGACGATGAGGCATTTGACGGGGACAGGGAGACGCTTCTTGCCGGTATGCAGGAAAATGGAATTGAATATATTATCAACGTTGGGGCAGATCTGGCGTCCACGGGAAGGAGCATTGCCCTGGCGGAGCGCTATCCGTTCATCTATGCGGCTGTGGGCGTTCACCCGGACGGTGTGGGAGAGCTGAATGAGGAGAATTTTCAGTGGCTGCGGGAGCAGTGTGCCCACCCGAAGGCTGTGGCAGTGGGGGAGATCGGCCTGGATTATTACTGGGACACCGCGCCCAGACAGCAGCAGCGGGAATGGTTTGTGCGGCAGATGGAGCTGGCGGTGGAGACGAAGCTGCCGGTCATCATCCACAGCCGGGAGGCCGCCCAGGAGACGTTCGAGCTTATCAGCCAGCATCATGCCCATACCACCGGTGGTGTCATCCACTGCTATTCCTATTCGAAGGAAATGGCGCTGGAATATGTGAAAATGGGTTATTATATCGGGATCGGCGGCGTGGTGACGTTTAAGAATGCCCGGAAATTAAAGGAGACAGCGGAGGCGGTGCCCCTGTCCTCCATTTTGCTGGAGACGGATTCGCCGTATCTGGCGCCGGTGCCCAACCGGGGAAAACGGAATTCCTCTCTGAACCTGCCGTATGTGGCCCAGGAGATCGCACAGATCAAAGGGATCACGGCAGAGGAGGTCATTGAGACAACGAACCGCAACGCGAAAAAACTGTTTCTGGAAGGGAGAGCGTAACATGGCGCCGACACTTGGCAATCCGAAAAATACGATAGAAGTTTTGAATAAATACCAGTTCATGTTTCAGAAAAAGTTCGGACAAAACTTTCTGATCGATACCCATGTACTGGAGAAGATCATCCAGTCCGCCAACATTACAAAGGAAGATTTTGTGCTGGAGATCGGGCCGGGCATCGGTACCATGACCCAGTATCTGGCCGAGGCTGCCCGGGAAGTGACGGCGGTGGAGATCGACCGGAACCTCATTCCGATCCTGAAGGACACGCTGTCCGGCTACGACAACGTGAACGTCATCAACGAGGACATTCTGAAGGTGGATATCTGCCGTCTGGCACAGGAGAAGAACGGCGGCCGCCCCATCAAGGTGGTGGCAAACCTTCCCTATTATATTACGACACCCATCATCATGGGGCTGTTTGAGAGCCATGTGCCGCTGGACAGCATCACCATCATGGTGCAGAAAGAGGTGGCTGACCGGATGCAGGTGGGCCCCGGCACGAAGGATTACGGCGCTCTTTCTCTGGCGGTGCAGTATTATGCCCAGCCCTACATCGTGGCCAATGTGCCGCCCAACTGTTTCATGCCCCGGCCCAAGGTAGGGTCTGCGGTGATCCGCCTGACCCGCTATGCCCAGCCGCCGGTGCAGGTGGACGATGAGAAAAAGATGTTCCGTCTTGTTCGCGCTTCCTTCAACCAGCGCCGGAAAACGCTGGTCAACGGGCTGAACAATTCCCCGGAAGTGCATGCCACACGTGAGGCGGTGCTGGCAGCACTGGAGCAGATGGGGCTGTCCCCCACTGTGCGCGGGGAAGTGCTGACACTGGAGCAGTTTGCGCAGCTGTCCAATCTTCTGGTGGAAGAGGCGTAGAATATTTAACGGAAACAAGAACAGCAGTTGAAAAGTACGCTGAACAAGATAATAGAATTACTGAGAAACCGGTTCTTAAAATAAGGAATCCGAATAGAAATAGGATAGAAAATATTTTAAGGAGCCGGATATGTCAGACTACAGACGCCTGGTGGCATACATATATCTGTACAATCAGGGAAAACGCGTCAAAAATGTCGGATTTACGAAGGTGGAATCCCGGAACGGGGAGTGCCGCATCCAGATTCAGATCAAGGGCGCCTGGGTGGCGGAAGGAAATGCCTGCAAATTCTATATTTTTTACCGGAAAGACGGGAAAATGCGGGGCATCCTTCTGGGAGAGGCGGTAATCCGTTCCGGCAGCGCACAGATGAAGCTGGTGACCGAGACGGAAAATATCATGCAGTCCGGCCTGGATTTGGGACAAATGGCAGGGCTCATCATCCTGTCGGAGAAGGATCACCTGTTTGCGACCCGGTGGGACGACGAGGCCGTGTCGCTGGAACAGCTGGTATTTCATGAGACGGGGCAGGCAGACGAGGCAGCGCCGACGGAAAGAACAGCGAAGCCTGTTCAGGAGACGGCTGGAAACAGTGAATCTGCGGAGCAAAACCGAATGACAGATAAAACAAAGTTCGAGCGAGACGTGCAGATGGAACATCACGCGAAGTCAGTGAGAATGACAAATGCTGATGTGGCGGATGAACTGGGTTCGTCCCAGTATATGACGTCGAGTCAGGAACCGCATTGCACGCAGCCAGAATCTGTGATACAGGTAAGTGATTCAATGCAGGAAGTGCCGACAGCCGATTTGCCATCAGATCCGGCACACGCCGCTACAGATCCTTCTCGCCTGGAAGCCCAGGCACTGGAAACGCTGTGGGAGAAGCTTCGAAAGGGCCGGGAACGGCTGCATCCCTTCGGGGAGCAGGACGGCGGAGAGTATATTTTTCTGGAACCGAAGGATCTGCTGACGTTCCAGGATAACGGAAAATATCTGGTGAACAACAGCTTTTTACTGCATGGATTTTATAATTACGGGCATATTTTACTGGGGACAGAGGCTGGGGACGGCATGCTGATCCTGGGGGTGCCGGGAGAATTTTATATTCAGGAAAAGCTGATGGCGTCGCTGTTCGGGTTCCCGGAGTTTCGGAAAACGGTGGACGCATACGGCAACGTGGAAAATATGGGGTACTGGTTGAGAAAAATGGAGGAATAACCATACATGGAGGAAGCAAAGAAGTACATGAAAGCGGCCATCGCCCAGGCAAAACGGGCTTATCGGCTGGGGGAGGTGCCCATCGGCTGTGTGATCGTTTACGATGGAAAGATCATCGGCAGGGGGTACAACCGCCGCAATACAGATAAAAATACACTCTGCCATGCGGAGATCACAGCGATCCGCCGGGCCAGCAAGGTTATGGGAGATTGGCGGCTGGAGGACTGCACCATGTATGTGACGCTGGAGCCGTGCCAGATGTGTGCCGGGGCCATTGTCCAGTCCCGGATGAAGGAAGTGGTCATTGGCTGCATGAACCCCAAAGCGGGATGCGCGGGCTCCATCTTGAATATTTTACAGATGAAGCAGTTCAATCATCAGGTGGACATCACCCGGGGCGTCATGGAAGAAGAGTGCAGCCAGATGCTGAAACAGTTCTTCGCCGAGCTGCGGGTGCGCAACAGGGAAGAAAAGCGCCAGAAACGGGAGGCAGAGGCCGCCCAGCAGGGACAGAAATCGCTGGAATTTGATATACAGAATCCGCAGGCTACGCTGCCGGAGACAGAGGCGCAACAGACTGTGGACGGTCGGCAGGAATCTGTTTGACAAAACTGGGAAAACACGCTATACTAAACTGCACGCAGAAAATATCTGCGTCAAGACCAAGTCATAAAGTTTCCGTACAGCCGGGGAGTTAGCGGCACCCTGTACCAGCAATCCGCTACAGCTGGGGTGATGTCCTGCCGCGGGCTGATTTATGCAGAGCTGCCCCTGATAAGTGATATTGACGTTTGGGTCTTACGCAATGGGAATCCGTGAATCGTGTCAGGTCAGGAATGGAGCAGCACTAAGCGGAACCTCTCATGTGACGTGAGGGTGCCTGGGCCGAGTTAACTGTCAGGGTAACGTCTGTGTAACAGGTTCAAAGCAGGACGTACGGATTTTAATCAGCGCAGAAGAAAAGGAAGCGACGTCGAAGACGGCATTTACTTTTCTTGCATGATTAGTGAGCGAACAGCCTGCGTCAGCAGGCGATAAAGCGCGATAGCGCGAGTTCGTGAGCGAATAAATAAAGAATAGCGCGGGTTCGTGCGTGAAAGAAGCTAGAAGAAAATAAAGCTATGAAAGTAAATCGAGAGCTGTGAAGGCAGTCTTTCGATTTTTTTATATACAGAACGCAGACGAACTGCGGAAGTATAGGATTGGTTTCTGTTGATTTACAGGATCAACTCACATGGACAGCAACGAAAAGGCACCTGCGTACTCGCAGATGCCTTTTCGTTTGGGCTTATTATTACGATGTGAGGTAAGGGATTTCAGGAACCGTTTTTTATTAAACTTAACAATAACAAACAATAACAGGCAAACTCAGGATTAGCATGCCTTAAATGGGTACTTTAGAAGGAAGATTTTGGGTATCGGTTCCTTTCCTCGCTTCACCTTGTAACTGAATAATAGCACGGTCCATGGGGAAATACAAATTACTAAAATTCTTTTGAACCGGGAAAAATTTTCCTCGTTTACAAATTTCCATTCTCCATGTAAAATAAGGACAGGGTATTTATAGTTTCAGAAGGAGTTAGAGGGTGATTGAAATGACAAATTTTGAATGGAAGGACCTGATGTTTCTCAACTGGCAGCATCTGATGTATTTTCTGGTGGCGGCCGATACGGGAAACTTCACACGGGCATCAGAACTGTTGTTTATCACGCAGTCAGCACTTACGAAGGCGATCAATAATCTGGAGTCGGAGCTGGGAGCGCCGCTGTTCGAGAAGAAGGGGCGCAACATCAAGCTCACCGTATACGGAGAATCTTTTTATGAGAACGTGTCCGGCGCAGCCGAGGAGCTCAACGGCGGTGTGCGCAAGATCCATGATATGATCGACCTGAAGAGCGGAAGCATTTCCGTCTCAGCTACATACACCATGTGTGCGGAGTATCTGCCAAATATCATTCGAAAATACCGCAGAAAATATCCCGACACAGATTTTTCCATGCGCTATGAGGCAACAAGTACGATTCTGAAACAGATCGCTGAGGGAACCGCGGATGTGGGTCTTTGCGGCGACTATGATGATACGGAGAAAAAATATGCCGGTATCGTGAAGCACAGGATCCAGGTGGAAGAGGTGATCCTCATCGTGCCGCCCCGCTGCCGTCTGGCAGGAACGGAATATATCGATGATCTGACGACATTAAAGGATGAGAACTTCATCATCAATTCCAGTTCCAACACGGGAACCAACTATGTGTTCAACAAAATGTGTGCGGAGGCCGGATTTAAGCCGAAGATCGCATTCGAGTCCCATGACGATCACACACTCATCGGTCTGGTTTCCTCCGGGCTGGGCGTTGCCGCGATTCCGGACAGCCCGTCCCTTCTTGTCAATAAGGTATCGGTGCTGCGGTTCCGCAAGAATCCGCCCATGCGTAACCAGTATCTGGTATACAAGAAGGATCGCTACATGACCCCTGCCGTGAAAGCATTCATCGAGTTCATTCTGGAGCAGGTGAAGAAAGACGAGGAGATTGGTCTTCCGCCCACACCGACGCCGGGCATGATGCTGCCGCAGGAATAAAGATAGTATAAGGCAAAAATGCTAGGGGAAATGCAGATGCAGGTCCGATGGGATGCGACCATCAGACGCGTGCAGGGAAAACGAGAATAAAAAATAAGAAGGTGCTGTAACACGATCCGTGGGGATCATGCTGCAGCACCTTTTCTTACAGCATATTTGCTTTTAAAATTTCAGGTATATATCACCAATCAGGTATCGCCTGCTTTTACTTTAAAAGGTTGTTATC
Above is a window of Oscillospiraceae bacterium NTUH-002-81 DNA encoding:
- the metG gene encoding methionine--tRNA ligase encodes the protein MDKKKFYMTTAIAYASGKPHIGNTYEIVLADSIARFKREQGYDVFFQTGTDEHGQKIELKAEAAGVTPKQFVDDAAGEIKRIWDLMNTSYDKFIRTTDDYHEKQVQKIFKKLYDKGDIYKGYYEGLYCTPCESFFTESQLVDGKCPDCGREVQPAREEAYFFRMSKYADRLIEHINTHPEFIQPVARKNEMMNNFLLPGLQDLCVSRTSFTWGIPVDFDPKHVVYVWLDALTNYITGIGYDCDGDSTEQFKKDWPADLHLIGKDIIRFHTIYWPIFLMALDLPLPKQVFGHPWLLQGDGKMSKSKGNVIYADDLVDMFGVDAVRYFVLHEMPFENDGVITWELMVERMNSDLANTLGNLVNRTISMSNKYFDGVVRNAGVNEPVDEELKSVVLAAPKKAAERMEELRVADAISEIFTLFKRCNKYIDETMPWALAKEEDKKERLETVLYNLVESISIGASLLYAFMPETSERILAQINGKKRSLDSMDTFGLYENGTKVTDKPEILFARLDIKDVLEKVEALKAAQQAASGAAEEKAEEKEEAPVIDIEPKAEIEYDDFSKLQFQVGEIISCEAVKKSKKLLCSQVKIGSQVKQIVSGIRKYYTPEEMVGKKVMVLVNLKPATLAGVVSEGMILCAEDAEGNLSIMAPEKKMPAGAEIC
- a CDS encoding SGNH/GDSL hydrolase family protein gives rise to the protein MNLFNKRKWLALLLSIFVLASAVYLSGCTSKDTDTSSTRDSSLVINALGDSITYGSGTDDSGNVYVNQVAKVLGADKVNNYGLPSSPISDTVNPALSEEENENLSFLSRAPKMEKDADIIFVFGGVNDYSLNVPMGDDDDDSAETFSGSLNLLFSGLEHDYPTSKIIALTPLKRYDQTGANDEGYELEDYANQINTIADKYPQVDSIDLYHADELDFTHGDDKDYLVDGLHPNDEGQTKIADYVTASLASIRGIPIIRRNWLKLKFRNFLAAAF
- a CDS encoding manganese efflux pump MntP family protein → MGLTELFILAVGLSMDAFAVAVCKGLAMQKMNWRHAIIIGLYFGGFQAAMPSLGYILGIGFQSYIQAVDHWIAFVLLTFIGLNMVRESRDREAEHADPSVGFQVMVILAIATSIDALAVGVTFAFLQVDIVPAVCFIGTVTFLLSVIGVKVGNVFGTRYKSRAELAGGLILIAIGVRILLEHLGFPA
- a CDS encoding TatD family hydrolase: MIFESHAHYDDEAFDGDRETLLAGMQENGIEYIINVGADLASTGRSIALAERYPFIYAAVGVHPDGVGELNEENFQWLREQCAHPKAVAVGEIGLDYYWDTAPRQQQREWFVRQMELAVETKLPVIIHSREAAQETFELISQHHAHTTGGVIHCYSYSKEMALEYVKMGYYIGIGGVVTFKNARKLKETAEAVPLSSILLETDSPYLAPVPNRGKRNSSLNLPYVAQEIAQIKGITAEEVIETTNRNAKKLFLEGRA
- the rsmA gene encoding 16S rRNA (adenine(1518)-N(6)/adenine(1519)-N(6))-dimethyltransferase RsmA, whose translation is MAPTLGNPKNTIEVLNKYQFMFQKKFGQNFLIDTHVLEKIIQSANITKEDFVLEIGPGIGTMTQYLAEAAREVTAVEIDRNLIPILKDTLSGYDNVNVINEDILKVDICRLAQEKNGGRPIKVVANLPYYITTPIIMGLFESHVPLDSITIMVQKEVADRMQVGPGTKDYGALSLAVQYYAQPYIVANVPPNCFMPRPKVGSAVIRLTRYAQPPVQVDDEKKMFRLVRASFNQRRKTLVNGLNNSPEVHATREAVLAALEQMGLSPTVRGEVLTLEQFAQLSNLLVEEA
- a CDS encoding DUF6128 domain-containing protein; translation: MSDYRRLVAYIYLYNQGKRVKNVGFTKVESRNGECRIQIQIKGAWVAEGNACKFYIFYRKDGKMRGILLGEAVIRSGSAQMKLVTETENIMQSGLDLGQMAGLIILSEKDHLFATRWDDEAVSLEQLVFHETGQADEAAPTERTAKPVQETAGNSESAEQNRMTDKTKFERDVQMEHHAKSVRMTNADVADELGSSQYMTSSQEPHCTQPESVIQVSDSMQEVPTADLPSDPAHAATDPSRLEAQALETLWEKLRKGRERLHPFGEQDGGEYIFLEPKDLLTFQDNGKYLVNNSFLLHGFYNYGHILLGTEAGDGMLILGVPGEFYIQEKLMASLFGFPEFRKTVDAYGNVENMGYWLRKMEE
- a CDS encoding LysR family transcriptional regulator yields the protein MTNFEWKDLMFLNWQHLMYFLVAADTGNFTRASELLFITQSALTKAINNLESELGAPLFEKKGRNIKLTVYGESFYENVSGAAEELNGGVRKIHDMIDLKSGSISVSATYTMCAEYLPNIIRKYRRKYPDTDFSMRYEATSTILKQIAEGTADVGLCGDYDDTEKKYAGIVKHRIQVEEVILIVPPRCRLAGTEYIDDLTTLKDENFIINSSSNTGTNYVFNKMCAEAGFKPKIAFESHDDHTLIGLVSSGLGVAAIPDSPSLLVNKVSVLRFRKNPPMRNQYLVYKKDRYMTPAVKAFIEFILEQVKKDEEIGLPPTPTPGMMLPQE